One Aegilops tauschii subsp. strangulata cultivar AL8/78 chromosome 7, Aet v6.0, whole genome shotgun sequence genomic window carries:
- the LOC109732285 gene encoding DNA (cytosine-5)-methyltransferase 2-like, protein MSFMERKSSKPFRRVWWDEIVPTVVTRAEPHNHVILHSTQDRVLTIRENARLQGFPDYYRLFGTIEQKYTQVGNAVAVPVARSLGRAYKGEIDGDRPLFELPESFSLLDQASATRSPAGVGILSGEVE, encoded by the exons ATGAGTTTCATGGAAAGGAAGTCATCAAA ACCATTCAGGCGCGTATGGTGGGACGAGATTGTTCCAACTGTTGTCACCAGAGCCGAGCCTCACAACCAC GTCATCTTGCACTCGACGCAGGACCGGGTCCTGACCATCCGCGAGAATGCGAGGCTGCAAGGCTTCCCAGACTACTACAGGCTCTTTGGCACTATAGAGCAGAA ATATACTCAGGTCGGCAATGCGGTTGCCGTCCCAGTCGCTCGATCCCTCGGGCGTGCTTACAAGGGTGAAATCGACGGAGACCGGCCCCTGTTCGAACTACCCGAGAGTTTCAGCCTTTTGGATCAAGCGTCTGCCACAAGATCGCCCGCAGGAGTAGGAATTCTCAGCGGCGAAGTAGAATGA
- the LOC141027603 gene encoding protein argonaute 1D-like: MQELIEDLYSVTHDPQRGTIHGGMARDGVSEGQFYQVLLHELDAIRKPLVTFVVVRKRHHTRLFAHNHNDQSTVDKSGNILPGTVIDSKICHPTEFDFFLCSHAGIKGTSRPAHYHVLWDENNFIADGLQTLTNNLCYTYARCTRSVSIVPPAYYAHLAAFRARFYMEPDSSDSGSISSARKSGSSTSRSTRAAGAGVVRPLPALKDSVKKVMFYC, encoded by the exons ATGCAGGAATTAATAGAGGATCTGTACAGTGTCACTCATGATCCTCAGAGAGGAACCATCCATGGTGGCATGGCCAG AGATGGTGTGAGTGAAGGCCAGTTCTACCAAGTTCTACTGCATGAGCTTGATGCCATCAGAAAG CCGCTGGTTACGTTCGTCGTGGTCCGGAAGCGCCACCACACCAGGCTGTTTGCGCACAACCACAATGACCAAAGCACCGTCGACAAGAGCGGCAACATCCTTCCTG GCACTGTCATTGACTCCAAGATCTGCCACCCTACAGAATTTGATTTCTTCCTGTGCAGCCATGCCGGCATCAAG GGCACGAGCCGCCCCGCGCATTACCATGTCCTGTGGGATGAGAACAACTTCATTGCTGATGGACTGCAGACCCTCACCAACAACCTCTGCTACAC TTACGCGAGGTGCACGCGCTCGGTGTCTATCG TCCCTCCAGCATACTATGCTCACCTGGCCGCCTTCCGCGCCCGCTTCTACATGGAGCCGGACAGCTCCGACAGCGGCTCCATCTCGAGCGCGCGCAAGTCCGGCTCGTCGACGTCCCGCAGCACCCGCGCCGCCGGCGCCGGGGTCGTCAGGCCCCTCCCTGCACTCAAGGACAGCGTGAAGAAGGTCATGTTCTACTGCTGA